In one window of Montipora foliosa isolate CH-2021 unplaced genomic scaffold, ASM3666993v2 scaffold_394, whole genome shotgun sequence DNA:
- the LOC137987887 gene encoding uncharacterized protein — protein sequence MSTPLQNGWTNVNFIDPDELCPPNGKTIRLGEGSYGCCVLRQYQLLNIKVVEKQSLSNDTKELMKEAQIMQALHHKNIPTILGVQVQKEPMSLVIEFIGEQDTSVTISKLLTRQNEETLIQNLENSLTVNDWLIISHNLAEALSHMHSKGFLPGDLKSNNVLVSNK from the coding sequence ATGTCAACACCATTGCAAAACGGGTGGACAAATGTCAATTTCATCGATCCTGATGAACTTTGTCCACCAAATGGAAAGACCATCAGATTGGGAGAAGGGTCCTATGGTTGCTGCGTCTTAAGACAATACCAACTGCTGAATATTAAAGTTGTTGAAAAACAATCTCTCTCAAATGACACAAAGGAGCTGATGAAAGAAGCTCAAATCATGCAGGCTCTACACCACAAGAACATCCCTACCATCTTAGGTGTACAAGTTCAAAAGGAACCAATGTCTTTGGTAATTGAATTTATAGGAGAACAGGATACTTCCGTTACTATAAGCAAGCTATTGACACGCCAAAATGAAGAAACGTTAATTCAGAATCTTGAAAACTCACTGACAGTTAATGACTGGCTTATAATTTCACATAACTTGGCAGAAGCACTTTCTCACATGCATTCAAAAGGCTTTCTGCCTGGTGATTTGAAATCAAATAATGTTCTTGTAAGTAATAAGTGA
- the LOC137987888 gene encoding uncharacterized protein: MAKRLPTDWILDEARFVVDGSQVVLNFKTTNHAINLSAPSQEEFLKKALLAKDNALLNDAGYHELKMVPGSAGLPSLSCIKKKRKRQNGEIPIEPVHMEGHQELRDCMKDVFHEMKDLECTGLDFDGRHFNIEWLVCSDWTFLAIFLGLSGAKAKYFCIWCFCSKDKIVDFLGKICSIIMIRKAMHDTGVNFYFFEVKGDDGKSSIKWSSLDGNELNKVLEKLNLKAVLNDMTNKTLSTLDILNKTSLMNLCKERDLPTSGTKEALKSNLKDWMKKNGVHSLASKTLPYSSFSMMNRCTDPSNRVQPDNTNPQTSLIVDKLVLLWKDFSTLMMALRANPGDEAYMLPDNFHERGRQWDTNFRYVTFDEDVTPYIHVLVYHCHQFLEKYGKIHSSNCQPVENKNHIIYDKCCECQFSHQVLFSRCLLSVGTKIIRS; this comes from the exons ATGGCTAAAAGGTTACCAACAGACTGGATTTTAGACGAG GCCAGATTTGTTGTTGATGGCAGTCAAGTCGTATTAAACTTTAAGACTACCAACCATGCTATTAACTTATCTGCACCATCACAGGAAGAATTTCTCAAGAAAGCCCTCTTGGCAAAAGACAATGCATTATTAAATG ATGCTGGATATCATGAGCTGAAAATGGTGCCAGGAAGTGCAGGGCTTCCATCTCTTTCATGCATCAAGAAGaagcggaagagacaaaatGGTGAAATCCCAATTGAACCTGTCCACATG GAAGGGCATCAGGAGTTAAGGGACTGCATGAAAGATGTCTTTCATGAAATGAAAGACCTTGAATGCACGGGCCTGGATTTCGATGGTCGCCATTTCAATATAGAATG GTTGGTGTGCAGCGACTGGACGTTCTTGGCAATTTTTCTGGGGCTTTCTGGTGCAAAGGCCAAGTACTTTTGCATCTGGTGTTTTTGCTCAAAGGACAAAATAGTGGACTTTTTGGGTAAGATTTGttcaataataatgataagg AAGGCCATGCATGACACTGGTGTCAACTTTTATTTCTTTGAAGTAAAAGGGGATGATGGCAAATCATCAATCAAATGGTCCTCTCTTGATG gTAATGAGTTAAACAAAGTGCTGGAGAAACTAAACCTGAAGGCGgtgttaaatgacatgacaaacaaaacattaTCAACACTGGACATATTAAACAAGACATCATTGATGAATCTATGTAAAGAAAGAGACCTTCCTACATCAGGCACAAAAGAAGCCCTAAAAAGCAATTTGAAGGACTGGATGAAAAAGAATGGTGTACACTCTCTCGCAAGTAAAACTCTACCATATAGTTCCTTTTCTATGATGAATAGGTGTACAG ATCCAAGTAACCGTGTGCAGCCAGATAATACAAATCCACAGACTTCCCTCATAGTTGATAAGCTGGTTTTGTTGTGGAAGGACTTCAGTACACTCATGATGGCCTTGAGGGCTAACCCTGGGGATGAGGCATACATGCTTCCTGACAACTTCCATGAACGTGGCAGACAGTGGGACACAAATTTTAGATATGTAACATTTGATGAG GATGTGACCCCCTATATCCATG TTCTTGTTTACCACTGCCACCAGTTCCTAGAGAAGTATGGTAAAATCCATAGTTCAAACTGTCAACCAGTGGAAAACAAGAATCATATAATATATGATAAATGTTGCGAGTGTCAGTTTTCTCACCAAGTGTTGTTTAGCAGGTGCCTCTTGTCAGTAGGCACTAAGATCATTAGATCTTAG
- the LOC137987890 gene encoding uncharacterized protein, protein MDSDEELAEALDHFERNQQQQQQQQAGGALPRARFTFQREAVTERRSVRMGVRERVFQLRPRQIGSFASGQRLSDALVQGLRTALNDLINDQDIPDGDRVYISLASNRLTNAYNGWGLRAGEWRAQGQRADALLGNLAHMLNSNEQFEMDDSFNLSFVHVRNAPRGSGKRGTYLPGHQSSTRLKQLKKTVLRIPEDDDTLCCPRAIVTARGVHEADITTRRRWTRPQQNQTRVTHAALDLLEEVDLFPTPCGPEELQTLASAPSLQGYTLVVVDANRAFACFAYGTGDTLLGLLHEDGHYDALSSLPGFFGKSYFCARCFKPYNNEGQHACPKNRQNHCNACMQKGCTDHVDAYRQYKPPHVRCHPCGRSFYGDACLDHHRSKTISGQPIGDSKPSVCATRRKCKECRILLRGVKEIRTHRCGFRTCRSCKELVDIRHHRCFLQKERARNDILNELCPDLDDNDDDDTPPLHVFFDIESMQVDGTHVPNLVVAETETHDCPFWFKGEPCISMFLEWLETLTEDGTRPLTVLAHNFRGYDSYPIVNELHRQKRQLEQVRNGGKVLQLTYAHRETTIRFIDSLSFFQMPLSDFPKTFGLTELKKGHFPHLFNTPEHQSYVGPMPDKSFYMPEGMSLKKQQEFNTWYDEEVSKNLPFDFQAELVTYCESDVRLLKEGCLTFMRDFKEQSDFNPFDQMTIASACNRFLRMHCMEENTIASEPLLGWRNNINHSRASMEWLTYVERNLRLQTWLDLTEDERDGHDRMARAYGHTVADHHPLHRQRIQHARNEGEFHIPGTRHTVDGYDPDTNTVYEFHGCFWHGCRICYPQRTEVHPILLDRSMDDVRDLVDKKRTLLQTLGYRVVEMWECSWNSLQQSDPEIADHVRRLDLQTPLNPRHAFYGGRTNAVRLHAEAKGGSQIHYDDYTSLYPWVNKYGTYPVGHPTFIYEPDTTDLTAYFGLAKCTILPPEELYHAVLPYRTHDKLTFPLCRSCVEDNIDKALLEKTSICHHTDDQRALTGTWCTPELKTAVRKGYTILRVHEVWHFPETRTGLFQSYVDTWLKIKEEASGWPEGCVTPEQRQAHLDAYYAREGIRLDAHKIDKNPGRRSLAKMMLNSMWGKFGQRLNKTQVQEFTDPQPFIAFLDSDKHDIRYVSALTEDRVEVHYKLPANDVLPSPNLNIFIAAFTTCHARLRLYEALDHLQERVLYFDTDSVIYLHHSEDPPLHPPRGNYLGDFKDELDPGDHIIEFCSGGPKNYGYKTLLGKTVCKVRGFSLNVQGQTQLNYQVLRQNTLDELQRPLDHLRTTRVTQSHTIHRDAKNYTLETRPSHKDYRLVYSKRVLDPHTAMTYPYGYERLTEEDMNLLQHIMDL, encoded by the coding sequence ATGGATAGCGACGAAGAGTTAGCGGAGGCCTTGGATCATTTCGAAAgaaaccaacaacaacaacaacaacaacaagcaggTGGCGCTCTGCCACGTGCCCGTTTCACCTTCCAACGTGAAGCCGTGACCGAACGTCGAAGTGTACGGATGGGTGTTCGCGAACGCGTGTTTCAACTAAGACCTCGTCAGATAGGTTCGTTCGCTTCTGGGCAACGCTTGTCGGATGCTCTCGTACAGGGACTTCGTACAGCTTTGAACGATCTCATCAACGACCAAGACATCCCCGACGGAGATCGTGTTTACATCAGTCTGGCCTCCAATCGACTCACCAACGCTTACAATGGTTGGGGCTTACGTGCCGGCGAATGGCGAGCTCAAGGACAACGGGCGGACGCTCTATTGGGGAACCTCGCCCACATGCTCAATTCGAACGAACAATTCGAGATGGACGATTCATTCAATCTCTCATTCGTGCACGTTCGCAATGCTCCCAGAGGATCCGGCAAACGAGGCACCTATCTCCCCGGTCATCAAAGTTCGACACGGCTCAAGCAATTGAAGAAAACTGTCCTTCGTATCCCAGAGGACGACGACACGTTATGTTGCCCTCGAGCTATCGTCACGGCCCGAGGCGTTCACGAAGCCGATATCACCACACGACGCCGATGGACGCGTCCTCAACAAAATCAGACGAGAGTCACACACGCAGCTCTAGACCTTTTGGAAGAAGTCGATCTCTTTCCCACGCCCTGCGGTCCCGAAGAATTGCAGACACTGGCCAGCGCTCCCAGTCTTCAAGGATACACCCTCGTCGTCGTAGATGCCAATCGTGCCTTTGCGTGCTTCGCCTACGGAACCGGAGACACCCTACTGGGTCTCTTGCACGAAGACGGACACTACGACGCTTTGTCCTCTTTGCCAGGCTTTTTCGGAAAAAGCTATTTTTGCGCCCGTTGTTTCAAACCGTACAACAACGAAGGTCAGCACGCTTGCCCCAAGAATCGACAGAATCATTGTAATGCCTGCATGCAAAAAGGATGCACCGACCACGTCGACGCTTACCGACAGTACAAACCACCTCACGTCCGTTGCCATCCATGTGGACGTTCTTTCTACGGGGACGCCTGTCTAGACCACCATCGCTCCAAAACCATTTCTGGACAACCCATTGGGGATTCCAAACCCTCGGTCTGTGCCACGCGGCGCAAGTGCAAGGAATGTCGCATACTTCTAAGAGGTGTCAAGGAAATCCGAACCCATCGATGCGGGTTCCGTACCTGTCGTTCTTGTAAGGAACTGGTCGACATTCGACACCACCGATGCTTTCTACAAAAAGAAAGAGCTCGCAACGATATTCTCAACGAACTGTGTCCCGATCTCGATGACAACGATGATGACGACACACCTCCATTACATGTGTTCTTTGACATCGAAAGCATGCAGGTTGATGGAACTCATGTGCCCAATCTAGTCGTGGCCGAGACAGAAACACACGATTGTCCATTCTGGTTCAAAGGGGAACCGTGCATCTCCATGTTCTTGGAATGGTTGGAGACTTTGACGGAGGACGGTACCAGACCACTCACGGTATTAGCTCATAACTTTCGAGGTTATGACAGCTACCCCATCGTCAACGAATTGCACCgtcaaaaaagacaactcgAGCAAGTCCGTAATGGTGGCAAGGTCCTGCAGCTGACGTATGCTCACCGAGAAACCACCATACGGTTCATCGACTCCTTGTCCTTCTTCCAAATGCCTCTCAGTGATTTTCCCAAAACCTTCGGTCTCACGGAACTCAAGAAAGGGCACTTTCCACATCTCTTCAACACGCCGGAACATCAGTCTTATGTGGGACCCATGCCAGACAAATCGTTTTACATGCCAGAGGGTATGTCCCTCAAGAAACAGCAAGAATTCAACACTTGGTACGACGAGGAAGTCTCCAAAAACCTTCCCTTTGATTTTCAAGCCGAACTCGTGACCTATTGCGAATCCGACGTGCGATTGCTCAAGGAAGGCTGTCTCACGTTCATGAGGGATTTCAAAGAACAATCTGATTTCAATCCTTTCGATCAAATGACTATTGCCTCTGCCTGTAATCGGTTCCTACGCATGCATTGCATGGAAGAAAACACCATCGCCTCGGAACCTCTGTTGGGATGGCGCAACAACATCAATCACTCTCGAGCCTCTATGGAATGGCTGACCTACGTCGAACGAAACTTGCGTCTCCAGACCTGGCTCGATCTCACCGAAGACGAACGAGACGGACACGATAGGATGGCCCGTGCTTACGGACACACGGTCGCTGATCACCATCCACTCCATCGTCAACGTATCCAACACGCACGGAACGAAGGCGAATTCCACATTCCTGGCACACGTCACACTGTAGACGGATATGACCCTGACACAAACACCGTCTACGAATTTCACGGTTGTTTCTGGCACGGTTGCCGTATCTGCTATCCTCAACGCACGGAAGTACACCCCATTCTCCTCGATCGTAGCATGGACGACGTGAGAGACCTGGTCGATAAAAAACGAACGTTGCTCCAAACGCTAGGCTATCGCGTCGTCGAAATGTGGGAATGCTCATGGAACTCCCTCCAACAATCCGATCCTGAGATCGCCGACCACGTCAGGCGTCTCGATCTTCAAACACCTCTCAATCCACGCCATGCCTTTTACGGAGGTCGTACCAATGCAGTACGTCTACACGCCGAAGCCAAAGGTGGGAGTCAGATCCACTACGACGATTACACTTCGTTGTATCCCTGGGTGAACAAGTACGGCACGTATCCCGTCGGACATCCCACCTTCATCTATGAACCCGACACCACAGATCTCACTGCCTATTTCGGTCTAGCCAAATGTACCATCCTACCACCCGAAGAGCTCTACCATGCCGTGCTCCCTTATCGGACTCACGACAAACTGACGTTTCCGTTATGCCGAAGTTGCGTCGAAGATAACATCGACAAAGCTCTACTGGAAAAGACGTCCATCTGCCATCACACAGACGACCAACGTGCTCTCACAGGAACCTGGTGTACTCCCGAACTCAAAACAGCCGTACGCAAAGGGTACACGATACTCCGCGTCCATGAAGTGTGGCATTTTCCAGAAACACGCACGGGTCTCTTCCAGTCCTACGTGGACACCTGGCTCAAGATTAAAGAAGAAGCCAGCGGATGGCCCGAAGGATGCGTCACTCCAGAACAACGACAAGCCCACTTGGATGCCTACTATGCTCGAGAAGGCATTCGTCTCGACGCCCATAAGATCGACAAAAATCCCGGACGACGGTCTCTAGCCAAGATGATGTTAAACTCAATGTGGGGCAAGTTCGGACAACGCCTCAACAAAACACAAGTCCAAGAATTCACAGACCCGCAGCCCTTCATCGCCTTTCTAGACAGCGACAAACACGACATCCGCTACGTCAGCGCCCTCACAGAAGATCGCGTCGAAGTTCACTACAAACTGCCAGCCAATGATGTCCTTCCTTCACCCAATCTTAATATCTTCATTGCGGCTTTCACCACATGTCACGCCAGGCTACGCCTCTACGAAGCTCTGGATCATCTCCAAGAACGCGTCCTGTACTTCGACACCGACTCGGTCATTTACTTGCATCATTCTGAGGATCCACCCTTACATCCGCCACGTGGGAACTATCTCGGTGATTTCAAAGACGAACTTGACCCTGGAGACCATATCATCGAATTCTGCTCGGGAGGTCCCAAGAACTATGGCTACAAAACACTCCTGGGAAAGACCGTATGCAAGGTCCGTGGATTCTCACTCAATGTTCAAGGACAAACCCAACTCAATTACCAAGTCTTGCGTCAAAACACGTTAGATGAACTACAACGACCCCTGGATCATCTCCGAACGACCAGAGTCACGCAATCTCACACCATTCACAGAGATGCCAAAAACTACACGCTGGAAACGCGACCTTCACATAAGGATTACCGCCTCGTGTATTCCAAACGGGTTCTCGATCCTCACACGGCCATGACGTACCCCTACGGATACGAGCGACTCACTGAAGAGGACATGAACCTCTTACAACACAtcatggatttgtaa
- the LOC137987891 gene encoding uncharacterized protein F54H12.2-like, with the protein MVPYNTAITGVTPVSFLVPGLDDYIDLGRSYLQIELKLKTAATNGLAADANSASDGTNTRFVYVTNNIGHGLFKQMKLKFNGRLMSEATDDYAYCALLETVMNYDEEEGKTTLASQGWVNDSLNVVETLEASGTNDDKITTATWAYNKDQPLKDATKPFHGNKTVTLIVYPHLAPMRTGRLLVPGVELGLDLYLNKPDFYMFGTYANGTQASGGTKKYVTVGPNELKITLFLCRLTLNQSVYNTLQTRRRVKSRWANYPVVRTEIRTFSFDGNTTKFTQDNVFTGRVPDRVVIGLLDSKAYNGDLEYYPYAFQSFGATRIRQIIDGEEYPNVPLELNSSDASKDFAGYHRFLQVCESIRGHKPNMVKPTEWGYQKNFTLFGFNNVPKGNADTSSYRNPKQGGNLRLELEFGSAPNKNVTVLVMGEFENVYQINDQGGVLYNVHP; encoded by the coding sequence ATGGTCCCCTACAACACGGCCATCACCGGTGTGACTCCCGTATCCTTCCTGGTTCCGGGACTCGACGACTACATAGACTTAGGTCGTAGTTATCTCCAGATCGAACTCAAACTGAAGACAGCCGCCACCAACGGTCTCGCTGCGGATGCCAACTCGGCTTCGGACGGTACCAATACACGATTCGTGTACGTGACCAACAATATCGGGCATGGGCTGTTCAAGCAAATGAAATTGAAATTCAATGGTCGCTTGATGAGTGAAGCCACGGACGATTATGCTTACTGTGCTTTGCTGGAGACCGTCATGAACTACGACGAGGAAGAGGGCAAGACCACCCTGGCCAGTCAAGGTTGGGTGAACGACAGTCTGAATGTGGTCGAAACATTGGAAGCCTCAGGGACCAACGACGACAAGATCACGACCGCTACCTGGGCGTACAACAAAGACCAACCCCTGAAAGACGCCACCAAACCCTTTCATGGCAACAAGACCGTCACCTTGATCGTGTATCCTCATTTGGCACCCATGAGGACAGGACGTTTACTGGTGCCTGGGGTGGAACTGGGATTGGATCTGTATCTGAACAAACCCGATTTTTACATGTTCGGCACGTATGCCAATGGAACGCAAGCCAGCGGAGGCACGAAAAAGTACGTCACCGTGGGTCCCAACGAACTGAAAATCACTCTGTTCTTGTGTCGATTGACCCTGAACCAGTCCGTGTACAACACCTTGCAAACCAGACGGAGAGTGAAAAGTCGTTGGGCCAATTATCCCGTCGTCCGAACGGAGATCCGTACCTTTTCTTTTGATGGAAACACCACCAAGTTCACTCAAGACAATGTCTTCACGGGCAGGGTCCCAGACCGAGTCGTGATAGGGTTGCTGGACAGCAAAGCCTATAATGGGGATCTGGAGTACTATCCGTACGCCTTCCAATCTTTTGGAGCCACACGGATCCGCCAGATCATCGACGGCGAAGAGTATCCCAATGTGCCTCTAGAATTGAACAGTAGTGATGCCTCCAAAGATTTTGCAGGGTATCATCGGTTCCTCCAAGTGTGCGAGTCCATCCGCGGTCACAAACCGAACAtggtgaaaccaacagaatGGGGATACCAGAAAAATTTCACACTGTTTGGATTCAATAATGTGCCCAAGGGAAATGCGGATACTTCCAGCTATCGGAATCCTAAACAAGGAGGCAACCTGAGATTGGAACTGGAATTTGGCAGCGCTCCTAACAAGAATGTCACCGTCCTAGTCATGGGAGAATTCGAGAACGTGTACCAGATCAATGATCAGGGAGGGGTTCTATATAATGTGCACCCTTAA